One window from the genome of Hippopotamus amphibius kiboko isolate mHipAmp2 chromosome 13, mHipAmp2.hap2, whole genome shotgun sequence encodes:
- the PRR23E gene encoding proline-rich protein 23E, with protein MGARASEEQAVRDVCRAPQAPAAAPGTWAAPAPWAVMGPACACCPPLGAQPLADPACWPDVGAPVLSPPGFAPPMGSQHSAPLAPGVSPYPVGPPPPYSSVPTALSGDASGPRAQVGWQTPASSAPRAAVGGPSRGVSHLKTCQVLPSERLSTFSIWAPKAPCSPELCPLPPSPSADPQPEPHCPRSPRPLSRARRRLF; from the exons ATGGGAGCACGTGCTTCCGAGGAGCAGGCAGTGCGGGACGTCTGCCGTGCTCCCCAGGCCCCTGCGGCAGCCCCCGGGACTTGGGCCGCCCCGGCCCCCTGGGCGGTCATGGGCCCTGCCTGTGCCTGCTGTCCTCCCCTGGGAGCCCAGCCTCTAGCTGACCCTGCCTGCTGGCCCGACGTGGGGGCCCCCGTGCTGTCCCCTCCTGG CTTTGCTCCCCCCATGGGGAGCCAGCACTCGGCCCCCTTGGCCCCTGGAGTGTCTCCTTACCCCGtgggacccccacccccatattCCTCAGTCCCAACAGCTCTGAGCGGGGACGCCTCCGGCCCCCGTGCCCAGGTGGGGTGGCAGACTCCGGCCAGCTCAGCCCCCCGGGCTGCAGTGGGGGGGCCGTCCAGAGGCGTCTCCCACTTGAAGACGTGCCAAGTCCTTCCATCAGAACGGTTGTCCACGTTCAGCATCTGGGCCCCcaaagcaccctgcagcccagaactctgccctctgcccccttcccccagcgCGGACCCTCAGCCCGAACCCCACTGCCCCCGTTCCCCCCGGCCACTCTCCAGGGCCCGCCGCCGCCTCTTCTAG